Proteins found in one Lutimonas zeaxanthinifaciens genomic segment:
- a CDS encoding MFS transporter, with the protein MLQKGDKKLIHSWAFYDWANSVYSLVISTAVFPIYYETVTETESGLVNFLGMQFDNTSLYTYALSFSFLIVAFISPILSGIADYVGNKKSYMQFFCYFGSISVMSLYFFEGVDTLWIGIVFSVFASIGFWGSLVFYNAFLPEVAYNDQQDRVSALGFIYGYIGSVLLLIFNLTMVMNPEWYGISDPGMAPRISFLTVGIWWMGFAQFTFRRLPDGFRSDKKKRDYIFKGFQELKKVVNELKDQPVLLNFLTSFFLYSVGVQSTILLATIYGKSEIGLSTSSLILTIIVIQLVGIAGAYIFSNLSGKIGNISTLKITIVIWALACLSAYFLDKNDPNVQLKFYVISGFIGLVLGAIQTLSRSTYSKLLPENTLDPTTYFSFFDVTEKVAIVWGTFIFGLAISITASMRLSILLLCIFFVASFIVLSFMKKTKYVH; encoded by the coding sequence ATGCTCCAGAAAGGAGATAAAAAACTGATTCACAGTTGGGCATTTTACGATTGGGCCAACTCAGTTTATTCCCTCGTTATAAGTACTGCCGTTTTCCCGATTTATTATGAAACTGTCACCGAGACTGAAAGTGGCCTGGTAAACTTTTTGGGTATGCAATTTGACAATACCTCACTTTACACCTATGCACTTTCATTTTCTTTTTTGATCGTAGCTTTTATTTCCCCCATTTTGTCGGGTATAGCGGATTATGTGGGTAACAAGAAATCGTATATGCAGTTTTTTTGCTATTTCGGTTCGATCAGTGTCATGAGTTTGTACTTTTTTGAAGGAGTGGATACTTTATGGATCGGTATTGTTTTTTCCGTTTTTGCAAGTATAGGTTTTTGGGGGAGTTTGGTATTCTACAATGCCTTTTTGCCGGAAGTAGCGTATAATGACCAACAGGACAGGGTAAGTGCACTGGGTTTCATATATGGTTATATAGGTTCGGTCTTACTTTTGATTTTCAATCTGACGATGGTGATGAATCCTGAGTGGTATGGTATTTCGGATCCCGGTATGGCTCCGAGAATTTCATTTTTAACTGTAGGAATCTGGTGGATGGGATTTGCACAGTTTACTTTTAGAAGGTTGCCTGATGGTTTTCGAAGTGACAAGAAAAAACGGGATTATATCTTTAAAGGGTTTCAGGAATTAAAAAAGGTAGTGAATGAATTGAAAGATCAGCCTGTCCTTTTGAATTTCCTGACTTCCTTTTTCCTTTATAGTGTTGGGGTGCAGTCAACCATTTTACTTGCTACCATTTATGGGAAATCGGAAATAGGGCTTTCCACGAGCAGTCTTATTCTAACGATAATTGTAATTCAGCTTGTCGGAATTGCCGGGGCATATATTTTTTCAAACCTGTCGGGCAAGATAGGTAATATCAGCACCTTAAAAATTACCATTGTAATTTGGGCACTAGCCTGCCTAAGCGCTTATTTCCTAGATAAAAATGATCCAAATGTTCAGTTAAAGTTCTATGTGATCAGTGGTTTTATAGGCCTGGTGCTTGGTGCAATACAAACTCTTTCGAGATCCACATATTCAAAGCTTCTGCCGGAAAACACTTTGGATCCTACAACTTACTTTAGCTTTTTTGACGTGACCGAAAAAGTGGCGATTGTCTGGGGTACCTTTATTTTTGGTCTTGCTATTTCTATTACAGCCTCCATGCGACTATCGATCTTATTGCTCTGCATCTTTTTTGTGGCGAGTTTTATCGTTCTGAGTTTTATGAAAAAAACCAAATACGTGCATTGA